The DNA sequence TTGAGCAAAGACGAGCTGGAGTCTGACTCCAAAGATTGACACGACGGAGGGTCGTGGGGCACCGCCTCGGCTCCGGGATAATCGTATTTGCTGAAATTGCCCCCCATGCCATTGGGGAGGCCGGATTCGAGGGGCAGCAAAGCACTGTCCCTGCCCCTTTCCTCCCGCTTCAACCCGGCCGTGTCGGAGCAGCTCTCCCGGTagtaacatttgctttcttccacCCGGGCGAGATCGCAGGCTCTGCCGAAAGAAGGGTTAATGGAGACGGGGCTGCTCAGGTAGGGCTGCGGGTACCCGTTGCAGGGCTCCGAAGACGCCCAGGGTAAGGAGCAAACGTTGTCCCGTCGGGGGTACGATAAAGACGGCAGACCCGGCAGCTGCCCTCCGGAGGTTCGGAAATTTGGGAAGTAGAAGGTGTCTCCCGTATGGATGTTCACCAGAGGTCCCACAAAGCCGGGATTAAGGAGGTTGTGCTCGCCCATTTCCGCGGGCCTGACCGAAAGCTTCTACTTTATTGCTATCTGACATTAAACATAGTTAAACCGACGGCTCAGCCCTATTGGTCCGGGGGGGTCACGTGAGCCCCAAATTGCGCTGGGAGGGCAAggctggagggggggggctcccttcccctcccctggcagccgagacaaaacacaacaaagttCCGCTTTGTTACGCCTtttttgccccccccccctccacacGTGCCCCCCTCTTTCACCACTCAATCATAAGAGAAATCCCATCTGCACAATttcattagagaaaaaaaaaaaaaggtataagaaaaagagagaagacgCAGCAGCTCCAGCGCTGCGATTCAGGAGAGGGAGAGACCCgaaaatgtcatttttgggCACTCaaatacagcaagaaaagaCGAATTTTACCCCCAacctcccccccgcccccacgCACCAAAAAGCGCCCCTGTCCTCAACGGCACTCGGGGCGGCCCTCGAGGCAGCTGCAAAAGCGAAGCGGTTTCTCGTTAATTAGCTCCTTTATTAACTAAAACAGTTCGAATTTACAGTATCTCCCCCAATAAATTACTATTAGATATTGTGTCATATAAAGTTTACGGGCTTTTTAAGGAGACGGATGGCGGTGCCCGCAACAGGCTCGTATTTACGTGCagtgtggctgtgtgtgtgtgggggggagcTGGGATCGGAGGTTCTCTGAGTCCTTTCCGAGTCTTCTGctttatcattattatcattattattattattaataataacaataataatcggctgttttcctcctctcgGGCCGCGCTTTGGGGCAGCGCAGCCCCATCCCCGACTGCAGCATCTCGAGGAAGGCTCGGAGATTTTTAACAATCAATCGCTTTTATTAATGATCTGTGTCGACTCAAGCAAGGCAGAAGAGCGGGGCTGCCCGGCAGCCTTCATTTATCCGGTATATATCCCATAAGCAGGAAaggcgcacacacacacacgtatgaaatacatttttgcctcatttctttctccttccttcgTGGGAATGATTAAAATGAAtcccccacacacacaaacctCAATCCCTCGTTGCCCACCGCTGGAAATAGAGGGGCACACACACACGGATCTGCTTGGCCGCTGCCTGATAGTGTTGGATTCTGCCCTCGTAACGCCACGGagctcttctcccttcctcccaccctcctccttctccaggCCAGAATGAAAAGAGCCTCCGCATAAAAATagcgggggggggggtgggggggtagAAAATCAATATTGGCGTctttcagtgcaaaataaacgcggtggagggaagggaaaataatatatatatatacaggaAGAAGTGCATCGTATGGAATCTCGGAGGCAGGAAAACGCTGAGATGTTCGACGGCGTTCTGTGCTTTTTGGGGGTGTTTTATCCCCCTTCTTTTTTGGATTCCCtctcccattcccccccccccccccccccccctcccctttcttttctattacGAACCCCGTGCCCACCCCGCTCGCTCCGTTTCTGCACGGCGCCGCATTCCTCCCTGCCTTAAGCAACTCCCCGGCGCTTCCTTGCCAGGTTGACTCCGCAAAGTACCGTAAATATTCCTGTAGAGGTAATAGAGGTAAAACCCCTCCGCGGGGGCTGAGCGGGGCGGCCCCCCCTTCAGCTTTAtccatccccccctcccctccccgccgATATTTTCGCTATTCCTCCAccataacacacacacacgcacctCCTTTCCCCTCTGGCGCAAGGCTGGGGCTGTAGCTCAGCCCTATAGAAACAAAATCAGGTGCCAATAAAACAACGCATTTCTCCGCTTTCTGTTTAACTCTCACATCGGGGACATCTCATCCCCTCTGCTCCGCGTCTCCCACCTCTCCCTGGCGCATCTCTGGGTGCGCTCCATACGTACCTCGCATAGATAACACACGTACCTCCCCACCCGATGGAAGAAATACGACTATATTTCTCTAGAATGAAAGTTTAGCAGTTTTAGGGGATGTtgggctgctgctttttgtttctcttttttaaaccTTGCCAAGGAATTTCTCTCCCCGCAGGTATGAGCgcaaagctgctgcagttcctccACCGGTGTCTTCTCTCGCTCCCAACGCCGGGCAGCGGTGGAAGGGAATAGTTTATATCAAAATGAGCACGTGATCCCCGTAGGTCTCAGTACGAATCggctttgtttgctgctgatTAAACAAAACCCTTCTTTACCTCGCTTTTCCTTCGCAAAATTCCCCCATACGAGACGCGCCCGGGTTGCGGTGCGGCTTTGTTCTCTAAAGGACTTTTGGAGAAGTCCATTTTCGCTTTTCTCGCTTTAATTGGGgctttctcctcttcattccatttcattttctccccctctttatatatatatatatatatcgtGTGCTGTAAGCATAAAACACGAAATAAAATGCCCGTCTCCCTGTTACCTCCGAGGCGGCGTTTagggaggaggagagcaaaGGGATCGCAGTGCTGCGGGAAGGGACATCGGCAGCGCTGGCACCgcagcaaagagagaaaggaacCCCCGTTTCctttgattatttcattttaattttatttcattgtattttttttctcagaggtGAGAAATGCCGCAGCCGTGCTCGGAAATACATTAAAAGGCGCTCAGAAGTCCCCGCTCCCCGTGGCCTTCGTCCCCAGTGGGAACAGAGCTCAACGCTGCTCCCCCTGCACAAGGCAGCTCCAAGAGGATGGGGTGGAGGGGTGGGTgaggggggtggtgggggttGGAAATGATCCCGGGGGCTCCTGAGCAGAACAGCCGCTTTCATTCGGGATTTTCTTCCCCGTTCCAAAAGCGTTTCTCAGCTCGGGGGGAGCTCATTGCAAACGCTGAAGCACCAAAGCCGGAGCCGAACGCTGCTGCTCGGGGCgatggcactgagcagcctCACCCCGTGCTCGACCCACCCCGAGCGTCGGCTCCAAACATCTATCCCGAATTCCACCCTTGTTAGTCGAAGAGGagcctttttattattattccccCCACCCCGAGGTGTTCctcccccataacccccctaaAACAAAAGAGTTTCCCGACCCCAGCAAAGAAATCTCGGAACCTTTCCCCATTTCGCAGATCTCTCTTCCAGGTGGAGTCCTCGCGGAGGCAGATCTGCAGCCATCCTCACGTTTATCTCCGGCCATCCTCACCGTTATCCCTTCCAccttctccagccccacacGAATCTCGTCAATTGCTCGTGGGATAAAGCCGAGGGTCTCTCCGTGCCCgtgggagaagggaaagaaccccccaaaaaagacggggtgggtggtggtggggtgTTGGGGGTGAGGGGGGTAGGGAGAAGAGGCTGCAAAAGGGAGATTGCAAGGGCTCAGTTCAAGGTCACTGTCTAGTGTAGTAAATAGGAGCGACATCGTATGCAAATGACTGTCTCGGGTGAGCATCGCTCATTGCACCGAGAGGAGCCCGGGGGAAACAGCAGCCCCGAGTTTAGGGTTGAGTTTGCTGTGCCATATACACTgcggggggtgggggtctgTCCGTGGGTCTTTTCCTCCCCTGTCCTTCTGGCACCTACATATCCCCTTTGTATCAATGCATAAAATACGGTTTCCCTTCCTCGCTGTGTCTCCTctctgcacagggctgtgctgggcaggcaTCCCCCCCAACTTCTCCCACCTAATCTcttcaataaataataataataaaggaaaataagcatCAGTGAAATGTTCAAATTAAAACCAAGGGAAATGCCGTCAGCCCGATGGCCAAAGAGAAATATTGACGCTTCGGGTGGGAAGGATTCAGCCCCACTTTCAGTTCTCTCTTGGAAAAGATAATGTCATTTGAGCATTTCATAGAGCAAAAACAAGTCTGCTACGTAAATATACGGCGACTTTCGGCCTGGGATATTAATTTAAGAAAGAAGGGTGGGGGaaaataagcaaattaaaagaTCTCCTTGTGCTGTGAAATCCCGTCCTTGGTTGGGTTTTTCCGAGCAGAACTCACCCCAAAAAGGGCCGGAGCTACCggaggagaggggggggggggatccgACCAAGTAATTGCCTGCCGTGCTCCTAAAGGAAATGCTTGGAATAAATATCTCGGTACATGACACGGGGAATAAAACAGAGGCGGCTTTGGGAAGCGCCCAGCACTGTTTTGAGGTAGCGATGTAAGACGAGAGCTGCTCCGATTCCGGTTTTTGATGCGGGAAATGAGCGCCCGCAGATGGAGAACGATGCGGGAGCGCTTCTTTATCTCTCCATCTATTGATCTATATAGAGACATTCGAGGGGAGAGGGGGGTAAAATGAAATGCGCAGGAACCGGGCGAGAAATGGGAAGGTGGAAAACCGAGAGCTGCACCGGGAGAAAAGCGGTTCAGCTCATCCAAAGCACAAATcatggagggggggagggactggggggggggcacagagcagtTTTCTGGAGGTTTTATGCAGTTTTACGCAGTTTTACGAAGCTTCCCCTTTGCTCTGTGCACGGTCTGAAGGTCGTTATATTCCCCCCCAGTTTTGCTAGCAGAAGTTCTCCTCCTGCTCGATTAACGCACGCTGCTTGAAGGTTGAGCCTCAACTCCGGGGAAGTTTCGCTCCGTCCGCCTCTCGGGGTGACGATTTAGGTTCTGTAATGCCGACAAGTGGAATTACGAGTCAGTTAAAGGGGTAGAAATCACCACTCCGGAGCAAAGCTCAGTTGGGGAGCCCGAGAAGATGGATCTCACTTATTTCACGTTCCttggagagggaggggagaaggcagggagggaagcGTACAGTGAAACCGATCCGAGTGCGGTGCGAAGAGGCTCAGCTCCATGCGAGGCTTTTCCCGAAGTGAAACAGATGGGAGATAGAGCTGGATGTGATCCCGAAATACCCATCAACGTGGAGTCCCGGTACCGCACCGAACCGAGGAGGAGTTTTATAAGCGAGGAACCACCAACGCTGAAGGAGTTTGTGGGGTGTGAGCACACACGGAGTCTGCTGTCCGTGTTCTTTGCAATGAATCCCTCGGCAAAACCTTTAGAAGTCTCTGTTTGGCTGAAGAAAATCAAGTCAAACTAAATCAAATCCAGTCTTCTCCAAGAGCGTGAGCttctcaaagaaacagaaagtcAAGCAGCAAGAGAGGAAGGATGGAGCTCAACGTGAGAGCGGGGTGGGAGAGCAGAATTCCCTTCCGCGTTGGAAAATTACCCTTAAAAGACGCGTctggagagaagaaaaccacacacagacacacacacacgtatatatacCCGTGCAAATGCATATAACAGCgagtttaaagaaaaacaattaattaaGACGACCcccaaaaaaattaaaaggaagaaggaaaagggcaggaaaagaaagaaagggagaaggaaatcCCTTGTGCGGGATTTGACCGTATAAAGGCTGCGGTTGGGAAGTTATTCAAAGTGCTGGgtacaaaggaaagaaaaggttaaACTTGGGAAACTTCCTTTTCAGGGCTTTATTGTTGGCCATTAGCCCGTCTGTCTAGACTGCAAATAACACCTTGTTTATCTGTAAACAGGAGCGGGGCTGCCTGGGGGTGTCTGGGGGCGAGAAGATCAAGGGTGAGGGTCCCTTCGCTGCTCTGCCCACGGCTCGTGATGTCAAGGTCAGACAACGCATAGTCACGGTCAAGGCTACTACAACGGGCGTGACGTCACGGCTTGCTGACCTAAAACCCGGCGAGAGACGGGGAGATCGAAGGGGGTAAAAGGATAAATAAGCgggggaaaaggaaacaagagagTTCCCGTGGTGCTTTCTGAGAGGAGTGGGAAgaaataggagagaaaaaacacgAAGTGCCGCTGGGTTGGTCTTGCTGTGGGCTCGCGTCCAGCGGATgttgaaaggaaaggagatgtTCTGGGATTTAGGGGTTTTGTGGAGGTGTCTGCATGCAGGTTGCTCTTGTTTTGAAGTTCTTCCCTTGGGCAAAGGCCTCCTGAAGAGCTCCTGGAAGAGGAATGGCCGAATCGGTTGGTTTGAGGTTCGCGTTTTGCTCTTTTggataaagatgaaaaaatagcAGATAAACTCACCCGTTTGTGGGATCAGCGGAAAGGAATCGGCACAGAATTGAAGCGAGGTGTTCCATCGTTCGAACCAACCCggaaaactcatttttctcACCCAAAGCTCCGGATTTTAAAGGGACGAATCACACACTGAGTGTCCGCAGGGATGAGCGGAGGGACCCAACCGGGTCTCGTCCCGACCCCAAACCCGactggggctgggatgggggggagcTCAGCCCCACTGTCTGTTAGAAACCCAATGGGATGTGCACGTCGGGGCCGCGGTCTGCTCCTCCATTTCCCCGCAGGGTCCGCACAGCCTGAAATCACCTCCGGAGCCCCAACACCGCCCGGAGCTCCGGCTCAGCCGTGGGATGGAGCTCGGAGGGGCCGAGCAGCACTAAATAATGGGTATTTATATACAGGGGATGCGGGCAGTGAGGGGAGATCCTTGGGCCGACATCCGCCTACAGACAGCACCCACCCGCAGCTCGACGTTCCCTAAGAGTAAtaaaggatttatttcattttatttcacgTTATGCAGGTGTTTGTTATTACTTTTTTGATTCTCCCTACGTGGCTGGTACACAGCAAGCACTCATCCCCCCCTAAAACTCCCACCCCCCAAATGAAACCGCAGCAGAACCCGAATTGGAAACTCCATCCCAAATCACCATGGAGGAACCTGGAGGAAAAAATTTCTTACTCCGCCCGTCCTCACCCCCTCCAACAGTGCTCAGCCGCCTCCATCTCCTCTGCTTTTCCCACCACCGGCAGAATTCAggtggaaggagggaggagaggcaGCGAGCAGCGCTTCGCTCTCGGGATGTCGGATTCAGACGTGTCTGGAGCTGCGTTTCTGCATTTCGGTGTCTGCACGCACAGCAAAAGGGTGaacttcctcttttttttcctctctttttcttttccatttttttccttctgttctttcttcttttctctccgtgtttttcttttctttcctcttttttcccttccttccttccttccttccttccttccttccttccttccttccttccttccttccttccttccttcctcccttccttccttcctccttcctcctccttccttcctcctcttccttcctcctcttccttccttcctcctcttccttccttcctcctcttccttcctcctcttccttccttccttcctccttcctcttccttcctccttccttccttcttcccccttccttccttcccctctctctctcaccccccccccctcccccccccccccccccccccccccccccccccccccccccccccccccccccccccccccccccccccccccccccccccccccccccccccccccccccccccccccccccccccccccccccccccccccccccccccccccccccccccttccccccccccccccccccccccccccccccccccccccccccccccccccccccccccccccccccccccccgcccccccccccccccccccccccgtctctcttttccttcctccctttcctcccttcctttttcacacacccaaacacacacatccCGGCTCTGACGCACAGTGCACAGCTCACAAAGTGACCCCGTTCTGTCACAGCAGTGGCGATGCATTTCTCGGGGTGTTGTCACATTTCCTACCCGAGCGGCATTTAAACTAATAATAAGAGGAGAATTAATAATAAGAGGAGAATCAAAGCGCAATCACTGCTCGCTCCTCCCGACCAGCGCAGCTCTCACccttcaaaaacaaatgcaagaaacCCCGATTTTCTCCTTTAATCACTTCAGAGGAGAAATTAGGGAGAAACAAACACCGGGGAAAGCCTCCCCCCCGCTTCTCCAACCGACCCGTTTGTACCATCCCCATTCACCCCGCGATGCACGATCACCGCAGGTTGTGGTTTGGagtggggggaaggaggggggggggcggtggTGGAGCTCCGTGGGACGTTTTGTCACCGCGCTGCTCCCGCGGAGCGACTGTTATCATCCAGACACGCTCTCCGGGTGTCC is a window from the Coturnix japonica isolate 7356 unplaced genomic scaffold, Coturnix japonica 2.1 chrUnrandom339, whole genome shotgun sequence genome containing:
- the HOXC12 gene encoding homeobox protein Hox-C12 — encoded protein: MGEHNLLNPGFVGPLVNIHTGDTFYFPNFRTSGGQLPGLPSLSYPRRDNVCSLPWASSEPCNGYPQPYLSSPVSINPSFGRACDLARVEESKCYYRESCSDTAGLKREERGRDSALLPLESGLPNGMGGNFSKYDYPGAEAVPHDPPSCQSLESDSSSSLLNEGNKGTAGEAGGLVSPLNQGSTLGTGGAPWYPMHTRSRKKRKPYSKLQLAELEGEFMVNEFITRQRRRELSDRLNLSDQQVKIWFQNRRMKKKRLLLREQALSFF